Proteins encoded together in one Planctomycetia bacterium window:
- a CDS encoding DUF1501 domain-containing protein: MFSFEDGKRTGGRPEADGTHGVGGISRREWLRIGSLGAAGLTLPQLLAADAQAADPLKVAAPKLTQGLGGGTFGRAKSVIFLWLQGGPPQHETFDPKPDAPLEIRGPFQPISTNVPGIRFCELLPRTARIADKLAIVRSLHTNDNNHDVSGYWVLTGNPYGPGSARQIKPTDWPYFGSIVKMLRPSEKLPALTSVWVPDMMRLNEGVTPAGQTAGFLGGRWEPERFTGDPSAASYSVEGLSLPNDITQLRVDRRRDLVRQFDRQFAEIERSGAVDSWNKLSQQAYDLVTSGRARAAFNLATETDAVRDRYGRHSWGQTVLLARRLVEAGVRLVHVNWPREVGDSAVDNPMWDTHSKNADRLQDCLCPQFDVGFTALIDDLETRGLLDETLVVAIGEFGRTPKINKSGGRDHWGNVFSFAMAGAGIRGGQVFGATDKNGAHPTVDPIRPHDLTATIFHLLGVDPAGMFHDLNDRPHPITKGSPLSRLIGNGCVTAARCEAGGDPAFVPPFDTRLLFDTDFRSGTPLLPASKESRDKGWRAKPIRDASDPAMFAVDRAEGSAPHLRIGFTACGDAAELPFATGAKAVVAQEIRNARAGHFTFKVKASGGGKSAEFFTQAFNANFACRLVLFRYKTMAKDPTDIDELGSETFVPVFDEKGKPQEFSITKFLGSTQPNVNFSIGNGLGVAIIVERSSAGPLVVAPGDGNSRDAYLRIDSVSLEFNPRRRDDMVTT, from the coding sequence ATGTTTTCATTCGAGGACGGCAAGCGAACTGGCGGAAGACCTGAAGCCGATGGCACTCACGGCGTCGGTGGAATCTCGCGCCGCGAATGGCTCCGCATCGGCAGCCTCGGCGCCGCCGGCCTCACGTTGCCCCAACTCCTCGCCGCAGACGCCCAAGCCGCAGATCCTCTTAAGGTAGCAGCCCCGAAGCTCACGCAAGGTCTCGGCGGAGGGACGTTCGGTCGGGCCAAGAGCGTCATCTTTCTCTGGCTTCAAGGGGGGCCACCGCAGCACGAAACATTCGACCCTAAGCCGGACGCTCCGCTCGAGATTCGGGGCCCGTTCCAACCGATCTCGACGAACGTGCCGGGCATCCGATTCTGCGAGTTGCTACCGCGCACGGCGCGCATTGCCGATAAGCTCGCGATCGTCCGCTCGCTTCATACGAACGACAACAATCACGACGTCAGCGGCTATTGGGTGCTTACAGGCAATCCGTATGGTCCCGGCAGCGCGCGACAAATCAAGCCGACCGATTGGCCTTACTTCGGCTCGATCGTGAAGATGCTTCGCCCCAGCGAAAAGCTTCCTGCGCTCACCAGCGTTTGGGTGCCCGACATGATGCGGCTCAACGAAGGAGTGACGCCGGCCGGACAAACTGCCGGCTTTCTCGGCGGGCGCTGGGAGCCCGAGCGGTTTACGGGCGATCCTTCGGCGGCGAGCTACAGCGTCGAAGGTTTGTCTCTCCCGAACGACATCACGCAATTGCGCGTCGATCGCCGACGCGATCTCGTGCGCCAGTTCGATCGGCAGTTTGCCGAAATCGAACGGAGCGGCGCAGTCGACTCCTGGAACAAGCTCTCGCAGCAGGCATACGATCTCGTTACCTCCGGCCGCGCTCGGGCCGCCTTCAACCTTGCGACGGAAACCGATGCCGTGCGCGATCGCTACGGCCGGCACTCTTGGGGGCAAACGGTGTTGCTCGCGCGGCGGCTGGTCGAGGCCGGCGTGCGGCTCGTGCATGTGAATTGGCCGCGCGAAGTCGGCGATAGCGCGGTCGACAATCCCATGTGGGACACGCATTCGAAGAACGCCGATCGGTTGCAAGATTGCCTCTGCCCACAATTCGACGTCGGCTTTACGGCCCTGATCGACGACTTGGAAACGCGCGGCCTGCTGGATGAAACGCTCGTCGTGGCAATCGGCGAGTTCGGCCGGACCCCGAAGATCAATAAGAGCGGCGGACGCGACCACTGGGGGAACGTGTTCAGTTTCGCAATGGCCGGCGCAGGCATTCGCGGCGGGCAAGTGTTCGGCGCAACCGATAAGAACGGCGCGCACCCGACGGTCGATCCGATTCGCCCACACGACCTGACGGCGACGATCTTCCATCTACTGGGAGTCGATCCTGCCGGCATGTTCCACGACTTGAACGATCGCCCGCATCCGATCACCAAGGGCTCACCGTTGTCGCGGCTCATCGGCAACGGCTGTGTAACCGCTGCGCGTTGCGAAGCCGGCGGCGACCCGGCGTTCGTGCCGCCGTTCGATACGAGGCTCTTGTTCGATACCGATTTCCGCAGCGGTACGCCCCTTTTACCGGCCTCGAAGGAATCGCGCGACAAGGGCTGGCGCGCGAAGCCGATTCGCGACGCAAGCGACCCGGCGATGTTCGCGGTCGACCGTGCCGAAGGTTCGGCACCCCATTTGCGTATCGGTTTCACGGCTTGCGGCGATGCCGCAGAGTTGCCGTTCGCGACCGGTGCGAAGGCGGTCGTCGCGCAGGAAATACGCAACGCGCGGGCCGGGCATTTCACTTTCAAAGTGAAGGCCTCCGGCGGCGGCAAGTCGGCAGAGTTCTTCACTCAAGCGTTCAATGCGAATTTCGCCTGTCGTCTGGTGCTGTTTCGTTACAAGACGATGGCGAAAGATCCGACCGACATCGATGAACTCGGAAGCGAGACGTTCGTTCCGGTATTCGACGAGAAGGGAAAGCCGCAGGAGTTTTCGATCACGAAGTTTCTCGGTTCGACGCAACCGAATGTGAACTTCTCGATCGGCAACGGCCTCGGGGTCGCCATCATCGTCGAACGATCTTCAGCCGGCCCTCTGGTGGTCGCTCCCGGGGACGGCAACTCGCGCGATGCGTATCTGCGGATTGACTCCGTCTCGTTGGAATTCAATCCGCGCCGCCGCGACGACATGGTGACGACGTAG
- a CDS encoding acetylxylan esterase has protein sequence MPGRMKRIVPALCVWIVLHVCLASAAEDLNCLSDSERTASKLYARLQSQALTMLDGRTAVFEGLKSPENIREYQAKLRTFFTKQLGGFPERTPLNARTVRTLKAKGYRVENVLYESRPHHTVAANFYLPDGPGPFPAVLVSSGHSRTGKTADYNQRFGIAMALNGMAAICFDPIGQGERSQILNENGAPQFPGTVTEHFLVGVGSILVGRNTASYRAWDAMRTIDYLETRPEIDPKRIGMTGCSGGGTMTSYVMALDDRIACAAPACYLSTMRKLIETIGPQDAEQNIFGQISFGLDQPDYVLMRAPRPTLISSTTGDFFDIRGSWDNYRQAKRIYGRLGFPERVDLVEIEGVHGVQPQNLATIVYWMRRWLLDKDDVVPAATFTTHPENDLLCTEHGQVLRLPGERSVFDLNAEYESELAVRRQAQWKAGSLEAMRGKVREVAAVRPLDQITPPTMKDIGRVQREKYHIDKLVLNVPTGAVLSGLTFHPKIPKDDAYLYLHDSGKSGDSEAGGAIEQLVEKGYAVVSIDLSGQGETASGKREPLLGDWKNFYLAYLMGRSLTSVRTEDAIAAAHFVAYYQKEKTSPRRVHVIGVGHAGIAALHAAALQPELFASVTLRNSPHDWSSTVKQSAPLGILEGSIHGVLQLYDLPDLVRLIGEDKVRIEK, from the coding sequence ATGCCAGGCCGGATGAAACGGATCGTTCCTGCGCTTTGCGTTTGGATTGTATTGCATGTCTGCCTCGCTTCCGCGGCCGAAGATTTGAATTGTCTCAGCGACAGCGAACGGACGGCTAGCAAACTCTATGCGCGGCTTCAATCGCAGGCGTTGACCATGCTCGATGGTCGCACCGCCGTGTTCGAAGGCTTGAAGTCGCCCGAGAACATTCGGGAATACCAGGCGAAGCTACGAACGTTTTTCACGAAGCAACTCGGCGGCTTTCCCGAGCGAACGCCGCTCAACGCTCGAACCGTTCGGACGTTGAAAGCGAAGGGCTATCGAGTCGAAAACGTGTTGTATGAGAGTCGGCCGCACCACACCGTTGCGGCGAATTTCTATTTACCGGATGGACCGGGACCGTTTCCCGCCGTGCTGGTTTCCAGCGGACACAGCCGAACCGGCAAGACCGCCGACTACAATCAGCGCTTCGGCATCGCCATGGCCTTAAACGGAATGGCCGCGATTTGCTTCGATCCGATCGGGCAGGGGGAGCGCTCACAAATTCTCAATGAAAACGGCGCACCGCAATTCCCGGGGACCGTTACGGAACACTTCCTCGTCGGTGTCGGCTCGATTCTTGTCGGCCGCAACACGGCCTCGTATCGCGCATGGGACGCGATGCGCACGATCGATTACCTCGAGACTCGCCCGGAAATCGATCCGAAGCGCATCGGCATGACGGGCTGCTCCGGCGGAGGCACGATGACGAGCTATGTCATGGCGCTCGACGACCGGATCGCTTGCGCCGCGCCGGCTTGTTATCTCTCGACGATGCGCAAACTGATCGAAACGATCGGTCCGCAAGACGCCGAGCAAAACATCTTCGGGCAAATCTCGTTCGGCTTGGATCAGCCCGACTATGTGTTGATGCGCGCCCCGAGGCCGACGTTGATCAGCTCGACGACCGGAGACTTCTTCGATATTCGCGGTTCGTGGGACAACTACCGTCAAGCGAAGCGAATCTACGGACGATTGGGGTTTCCCGAGCGGGTCGACTTGGTCGAGATCGAAGGAGTACACGGAGTTCAACCGCAGAATTTGGCGACGATCGTCTACTGGATGCGGCGCTGGTTGCTCGACAAAGACGATGTGGTGCCCGCTGCGACATTTACGACGCATCCGGAGAACGATTTGCTCTGCACGGAACATGGTCAAGTGTTGCGATTACCGGGTGAGCGCTCGGTGTTCGATTTGAATGCGGAATATGAAAGCGAACTTGCGGTTCGTCGGCAAGCCCAATGGAAGGCCGGCTCCTTAGAAGCGATGCGCGGGAAGGTGCGCGAGGTCGCCGCCGTGCGACCGCTCGACCAGATCACACCGCCGACGATGAAAGACATCGGACGCGTACAGCGTGAGAAGTATCATATCGACAAGCTCGTCTTGAATGTTCCGACCGGCGCGGTATTGTCGGGCCTTACTTTTCATCCGAAGATACCGAAAGACGATGCCTATTTGTATCTCCACGACTCAGGTAAGTCGGGCGATTCCGAAGCCGGCGGCGCAATCGAACAACTGGTCGAGAAGGGATACGCCGTCGTCTCGATCGATCTGAGCGGGCAAGGGGAGACCGCGTCCGGCAAACGTGAGCCTTTGCTTGGAGACTGGAAAAACTTCTACCTCGCTTATCTCATGGGACGTTCGCTTACGAGCGTGCGCACGGAAGACGCAATCGCCGCGGCGCATTTCGTAGCGTACTACCAGAAAGAAAAAACGTCGCCGCGCCGCGTGCATGTCATCGGCGTCGGACATGCCGGAATCGCGGCATTGCATGCCGCGGCGTTGCAACCGGAGTTGTTCGCATCGGTGACGTTGAGAAATTCGCCGCACGATTGGTCGAGTACGGTTAAGCAATCGGCACCACTCGGAATTCTCGAAGGCTCCATTCACGGAGTGTTGCAGCTTTACGATCTTCCCGACTTGGTGCGGCTGATCGGCGAAGATAAAGTGCGTATCGAAAAGTAG
- a CDS encoding threonine/serine dehydratase: MSTLSVTIDHIRAAAEVIAKHISPPPLIRSYALQKELGLSAERRIWLKDYGWTPVGSFKLLGALNWMDRNLARIGDRPVAAHSSGNFAAGISYAGMRYGKRTIIVMPDTAPRTKFELTRSFGAEVRTYDIARDHETGERDRLTREIAEQEGAVQASPYDDPDVIAGNGVGGLEVVEELRRQDRNIAQFLCQVSGGGLMAGHALAIADGFPEAEIIGVEPSGADDFAQSFAAKKRVRVERPKSICDGLLSYDVGEHNWPILERHVTTAVAVNDDVTRQAMRWLYHNHGIRTEPSGAITTAALLSGAAKARGDGDTVIVVSGRNADETSFRNWIQ; this comes from the coding sequence ATGTCGACTCTGTCGGTTACGATCGACCATATCCGCGCAGCCGCCGAGGTGATAGCCAAGCATATCTCTCCGCCGCCGCTGATTAGGTCTTATGCGTTGCAGAAAGAGCTCGGGTTGTCCGCCGAGCGACGAATTTGGTTGAAGGATTATGGTTGGACGCCGGTCGGGTCGTTTAAGCTGCTCGGCGCGCTGAACTGGATGGATCGCAACTTGGCCCGTATCGGCGATCGCCCCGTTGCGGCGCATTCTTCCGGCAACTTCGCGGCGGGAATCTCTTACGCCGGCATGCGTTACGGCAAGCGGACGATCATCGTGATGCCCGACACGGCGCCACGGACAAAGTTCGAGTTGACCCGCTCGTTCGGTGCGGAGGTTCGGACCTACGACATCGCTCGCGATCACGAAACCGGCGAACGCGACCGACTCACGCGCGAGATCGCCGAACAAGAAGGGGCGGTGCAAGCCTCGCCTTACGACGATCCGGATGTCATCGCGGGGAACGGAGTCGGTGGGTTGGAAGTCGTCGAAGAGTTGCGCCGACAAGACCGAAACATCGCGCAGTTTCTCTGCCAAGTGAGCGGCGGCGGGCTTATGGCGGGGCATGCCCTCGCGATCGCCGATGGTTTTCCCGAGGCCGAGATCATCGGTGTCGAGCCGAGCGGCGCCGACGACTTCGCGCAATCGTTCGCCGCGAAGAAGAGAGTTCGAGTCGAACGCCCGAAAAGCATCTGTGACGGGCTGTTGTCGTACGATGTCGGCGAACACAATTGGCCGATTCTCGAACGGCATGTAACTACGGCGGTTGCCGTGAACGACGACGTTACGCGACAAGCGATGCGATGGCTCTACCATAATCACGGCATTCGCACCGAGCCGTCGGGAGCCATCACGACCGCCGCGCTCTTGAGCGGAGCCGCCAAGGCGCGCGGCGATGGGGATACCGTGATCGTGGTGAGCGGGCGCAATGCCGATGAGACCTCCTTTCGAAACTGGATCCAATGA
- a CDS encoding M81 family metallopeptidase yields MTNTKLRIALAEIAQETDSFSPMLADLSDFEAYGLYYGKEVLERMRGVGPLGGFLDVAENEERDVEVLPIMRAWGSAGGTITAATLDQLVERFIAGLKQSLPVDAVFLSLHGAAASESEDDVEGYVLRGAREVVGKDIPIVVAFDHHANVTQLMVECASLLVGHETQPHDPPATGRKAARLLFRMLRGEIHPTRAWRKIPMITPQDQFLTAVDPMKEWFDHARRLEAQPGVLDVSPYPMQPWLDVAEGGWAVVVHTDGDMDLAESLAAEMGELAWNLRERFWASERVAPAEAVRLASAAEAGLVILSDTGDSVYGGAPGDNTCLLSALLAQPLSAPAFVPMVDAAAVKAASAAGVGARITIELGGKLDREFCKPVTVDAEVAAVSAGFVVDLYDRGVCDLKQTALLRIGNVYVALLDHRSFAVNHPVLYTHLGLDMSDAKMVVVKTASNFQFFGRWRKELIRVDTPGTTQSDLTAFRWKRLPRPIYPLDPL; encoded by the coding sequence ATGACGAATACCAAGCTACGCATCGCCTTGGCCGAGATTGCGCAAGAAACCGATTCGTTCAGCCCAATGCTCGCCGACTTAAGCGACTTCGAGGCTTACGGGCTTTACTACGGCAAGGAAGTTCTCGAACGGATGCGCGGCGTCGGGCCGTTAGGTGGATTTCTCGATGTAGCCGAGAATGAAGAGCGCGATGTCGAAGTGCTGCCGATCATGCGGGCCTGGGGGAGCGCCGGCGGAACGATCACCGCCGCGACGCTCGACCAGCTCGTCGAACGATTCATCGCCGGATTAAAACAGTCGCTGCCGGTCGACGCCGTGTTTTTATCGTTGCACGGTGCGGCGGCGTCGGAGAGCGAGGATGATGTCGAAGGTTATGTGCTGCGAGGGGCTCGCGAGGTGGTCGGCAAGGACATTCCGATCGTCGTCGCGTTCGATCACCACGCGAACGTTACGCAGCTGATGGTCGAGTGCGCGAGTTTGCTTGTCGGCCATGAAACGCAACCGCACGATCCGCCGGCTACCGGACGCAAGGCGGCGCGGCTTCTGTTTCGGATGCTGCGCGGCGAAATTCACCCGACCAGGGCGTGGCGGAAGATTCCGATGATCACGCCGCAGGATCAGTTCCTTACCGCGGTCGACCCGATGAAAGAGTGGTTCGATCACGCGCGGCGACTTGAAGCGCAGCCCGGCGTATTGGATGTGTCGCCGTACCCGATGCAGCCGTGGCTCGACGTGGCCGAAGGGGGCTGGGCCGTTGTGGTGCATACCGACGGAGACATGGACCTGGCCGAATCGCTCGCTGCGGAAATGGGAGAGCTTGCCTGGAACTTGCGCGAGAGATTTTGGGCTTCGGAGCGCGTCGCGCCGGCCGAAGCGGTGCGGCTTGCATCTGCCGCAGAGGCCGGGCTGGTGATCCTGTCCGACACCGGCGACTCGGTATACGGCGGCGCTCCCGGCGACAACACTTGCCTCCTAAGTGCTCTGCTCGCGCAACCGCTTTCGGCTCCGGCCTTCGTGCCGATGGTCGACGCTGCCGCGGTAAAGGCTGCGAGCGCGGCCGGCGTCGGCGCGCGGATCACGATCGAGCTCGGGGGCAAGCTCGACCGTGAGTTTTGCAAGCCGGTCACGGTCGATGCCGAAGTGGCTGCCGTATCCGCGGGCTTCGTCGTCGATCTTTACGACCGAGGCGTATGCGATCTTAAGCAGACGGCGCTGCTCAGGATCGGCAACGTGTATGTTGCGCTGCTCGATCATCGCAGCTTCGCCGTCAACCATCCGGTGCTTTATACACACCTAGGGCTCGACATGTCCGACGCGAAGATGGTCGTCGTGAAGACGGCAAGCAACTTCCAGTTCTTCGGCCGGTGGCGCAAAGAACTGATTCGGGTCGACACGCCGGGAACCACGCAATCGGACCTGACGGCCTTCCGCTGGAAGCGATTGCCGCGCCCGATCTATCCGCTTGATCCGCTCTAG
- a CDS encoding DUF1501 domain-containing protein, giving the protein MLTFNGNGSRFCNGVSRRDFLSAGAWAAGSLTLADLLRADSVPGAKPRAKSIINIALPGGPSHLDMFDLKPDAPAEVRGEFRPIQTVVPGFDICEHFGDLARVADRFAVVRSISDASNEHTNNQSDTGWPASSLASFGGRPGIGAVASKLLGRVGDCPVAAVSLTGHTSPGFLGQSLRDFNPGTAARQTLKLSMPESRLNDRSALLGSLDRFRREADASGAMKAMDRFTQDAIDVVTSPIFSDALESNREPVSSRERYGKDDMTRQMNEKILVARRLVEAGVRVVSFTWGGWDTHSANFTTLKRQLPMLGLGLTALIRDLEERGMLDDTIIMMSGEFGRTPRINGGAGRDHWPAASFVFVAGGGLRTGQFIGSTDRLGAKPAERPIQFQQVYATVYRQLGINVDTTQLMDPAGRPQYIVENREPISELI; this is encoded by the coding sequence ATGCTTACGTTCAATGGTAACGGCAGTCGGTTTTGCAACGGTGTTTCACGGCGCGATTTTCTTAGTGCCGGTGCGTGGGCAGCCGGAAGTTTGACCTTGGCCGATTTACTGCGTGCCGATTCCGTTCCCGGCGCGAAACCACGGGCCAAGTCCATCATCAATATCGCCTTGCCGGGCGGGCCGTCGCATCTGGATATGTTCGACCTCAAGCCCGATGCGCCCGCAGAAGTGCGTGGAGAGTTTCGGCCGATTCAGACCGTCGTGCCGGGCTTCGATATCTGCGAACACTTCGGCGATCTCGCACGCGTAGCCGACCGGTTCGCGGTCGTGCGGTCGATCAGCGATGCTTCGAACGAGCATACCAATAACCAATCCGATACAGGCTGGCCGGCGAGCAGCTTGGCAAGCTTCGGCGGTCGTCCGGGCATCGGTGCCGTCGCGTCGAAACTGCTCGGTCGTGTCGGCGATTGCCCCGTCGCTGCCGTTTCGCTTACGGGACATACCTCGCCGGGATTCCTCGGCCAATCGTTGCGAGACTTCAACCCCGGCACCGCGGCCCGACAAACGCTGAAGTTATCGATGCCGGAATCGCGCTTGAACGATCGTAGTGCGCTGCTCGGATCGCTCGATCGCTTCCGTCGCGAGGCCGACGCGAGCGGCGCTATGAAGGCGATGGATCGTTTCACGCAAGACGCGATCGATGTCGTCACGTCTCCCATCTTCTCCGACGCCTTGGAATCGAATCGCGAGCCGGTTTCGTCGCGCGAACGCTACGGCAAAGACGACATGACACGCCAGATGAACGAGAAGATTCTCGTCGCCCGTCGGCTCGTCGAGGCCGGTGTTCGGGTCGTCAGCTTCACCTGGGGCGGTTGGGATACCCACTCCGCCAACTTCACCACGCTTAAACGCCAGCTCCCGATGCTCGGTCTCGGACTCACCGCACTGATTCGCGATCTCGAAGAACGGGGCATGCTCGACGACACGATCATCATGATGAGCGGCGAGTTTGGACGCACGCCTCGAATCAACGGCGGTGCCGGTCGCGACCACTGGCCGGCTGCCTCCTTCGTCTTCGTTGCCGGAGGCGGCTTGCGGACGGGGCAGTTTATCGGATCGACCGATCGACTAGGTGCGAAGCCCGCGGAACGACCGATTCAATTTCAGCAAGTCTACGCCACGGTATATCGGCAGCTCGGAATCAACGTCGACACGACGCAATTGATGGACCCGGCGGGCCGGCCGCAATATATCGTCGAGAACCGCGAGCCGATTTCGGAATTGATCTAA